The following are encoded in a window of Salinibacter ruber DSM 13855 genomic DNA:
- the nuoF gene encoding NADH-quinone oxidoreductase subunit NuoF — METNGTPQSPAGDWRSYERMLLPPIQDLHKLGVYEEHGGYDRLRRVLEDDAFEPSDVTDEVKASGLTGRGGAGFPTGIKWTFMPEPDERPRFIGVNADESEPGTFKDRQVMEYNPHLMLEGILLAGYALHIDTAYVYIRGEYTDWIVHLKEQLENAYEAGYVGENIMGSDFTMDIVLHKGAGAYICGEETSLMESLEGKRGYPRYKPPFPAQSGIFGSPTTINNAETLAHVPLIVEQGGEAYSNIGAGDMPGPALYGMSGHVKNPGVYEFPTGMLLTDMIYDVCGGMARDKDLKAVVPGGSSVPPVPADQIDGISMNDESLGEVGSRTGTFCPLVLDEETDMVSFLRRVAHFYQDETCGQCTPCREGTSWLEKILARIDEGEGRMRDIDLLLELCDNMDGGRTICAFADGAVGPVRATVKRFREEFAAKCQASVHPVSTEVSAGAGSAVAATE; from the coding sequence ATGGAAACGAACGGAACGCCCCAAAGTCCGGCCGGCGACTGGCGCTCGTACGAGCGGATGCTGCTGCCGCCCATTCAGGACCTCCACAAGCTGGGCGTGTACGAGGAGCACGGCGGGTACGACCGCCTCCGGCGCGTCCTCGAGGACGACGCGTTCGAACCGAGCGACGTCACGGACGAGGTGAAGGCCTCCGGGCTCACCGGGCGCGGCGGGGCCGGCTTTCCCACCGGGATCAAGTGGACCTTCATGCCGGAGCCGGACGAGCGCCCGCGCTTCATCGGGGTGAACGCGGACGAGAGCGAGCCCGGCACCTTCAAGGACCGTCAGGTGATGGAGTACAACCCGCACCTGATGCTCGAGGGCATTCTCCTCGCCGGGTACGCCCTCCACATCGACACGGCCTACGTGTACATCCGGGGCGAGTACACCGACTGGATCGTGCACCTGAAGGAGCAGCTGGAGAACGCCTACGAGGCGGGCTATGTGGGCGAGAACATCATGGGCTCGGACTTCACGATGGACATCGTGCTCCACAAGGGGGCCGGGGCCTACATCTGTGGGGAGGAGACGAGCCTGATGGAGAGCCTGGAGGGCAAGCGCGGATACCCCCGCTACAAGCCGCCCTTCCCGGCCCAGAGTGGCATCTTCGGCTCCCCCACGACGATCAACAACGCCGAGACGCTGGCGCACGTCCCGCTCATCGTGGAGCAGGGGGGCGAGGCGTACTCGAACATCGGGGCGGGGGACATGCCGGGGCCGGCCCTCTACGGCATGTCCGGGCACGTGAAGAACCCCGGCGTCTACGAATTCCCGACGGGGATGCTACTGACCGACATGATCTACGACGTGTGCGGCGGGATGGCCCGCGACAAGGACCTGAAGGCCGTGGTGCCCGGGGGGTCCTCGGTGCCGCCGGTGCCCGCCGACCAGATCGACGGCATCTCGATGAACGACGAGAGCCTCGGTGAGGTGGGCTCGCGGACGGGGACGTTCTGTCCGCTCGTGCTCGACGAGGAGACCGACATGGTCTCGTTCCTCCGCCGCGTGGCGCATTTCTACCAGGACGAAACCTGCGGGCAGTGCACGCCCTGCCGCGAGGGCACGAGCTGGCTCGAAAAGATCCTCGCCCGCATCGACGAGGGGGAGGGGCGCATGCGCGACATCGACCTGCTTTTGGAGCTGTGCGACAACATGGACGGGGGGCGCACCATCTGTGCCTTTGCGGACGGCGCGGTGGGGCCGGTGCGGGCCACCGTCAAGCGTTTCCGGGAGGAGTTCGCGGCGAAGTGCCAGGCGTCCGTCCACCCCGTCAGCACCGAGGTGTCCGCCGGCGCGGGGTCGGCCGTGGCGGCGACGGAGTAG
- the nuoD gene encoding NADH dehydrogenase (quinone) subunit D, which produces MPQTQKPDFPGNDLGDQFRFWPKHNEKIYERLENKHAWLEEKRAAAQGDGKPPATQRSEVDPLENEMILNIGPQHPATHGVLRCVVKMDGETIEKSVLDIGYLHRGIEKLAEHKTYQEFMPYTDRMDYLSPYSNNVAWCLAVEKLADIEVPERAQWIRMIMSELARISSHCLWLGVGMMDAGAVSGFVWTFQEREEIYSIMDEVAGARFTVSHSRIGGVANDFSPRAIEMIRDFVDTFPDRIAGWEGLLNKNRIWVERNKGVGRVTKEEALELGLTGPNLRGSGVPYDVRRFEPYLKYDEVDFTIPVREEGDCLARYFLRLDEMKQSVRIIEQCLDRMTEGPIRSDDAKEAYPSKEEVYYSMEGMIHDFMYTDVGTVPPKGAHSYHAIEGPKGELGFYLTSDGTGRPWRVRINAPSFTNLQAMEHMLEGEMVADTVVIIGSLDPVMGEADK; this is translated from the coding sequence ATGCCTCAGACTCAAAAGCCCGACTTCCCCGGGAACGACCTCGGTGACCAGTTTCGGTTCTGGCCGAAGCACAACGAGAAGATCTACGAGCGGCTGGAGAACAAGCACGCCTGGCTCGAAGAGAAGCGGGCCGCCGCGCAGGGGGACGGGAAGCCGCCGGCGACGCAGCGGTCGGAGGTGGACCCGCTGGAAAACGAGATGATCCTCAACATCGGGCCCCAGCACCCGGCCACGCACGGGGTCCTGCGCTGTGTCGTAAAGATGGACGGGGAGACGATCGAGAAGTCCGTCCTCGACATCGGGTACCTGCACCGCGGCATCGAAAAGCTCGCGGAGCACAAGACGTACCAGGAGTTCATGCCGTATACCGACCGCATGGACTACCTGTCGCCCTACTCCAACAACGTGGCGTGGTGCCTGGCCGTGGAGAAGCTGGCCGACATTGAGGTGCCGGAGCGGGCGCAGTGGATTCGGATGATCATGAGCGAGCTGGCGCGCATCTCCTCGCACTGCCTCTGGCTCGGGGTGGGGATGATGGACGCGGGGGCGGTGTCTGGGTTCGTCTGGACCTTCCAGGAGCGGGAGGAGATCTACTCGATCATGGACGAGGTGGCAGGGGCCCGCTTCACGGTGAGTCACAGCCGCATCGGCGGGGTGGCCAACGACTTTTCCCCCCGCGCAATCGAGATGATTCGCGACTTCGTCGACACGTTTCCGGACCGGATTGCGGGCTGGGAGGGCCTGCTCAACAAGAATCGCATCTGGGTCGAGCGCAACAAGGGCGTGGGCCGCGTGACGAAGGAGGAGGCGCTGGAGCTGGGCCTGACGGGCCCGAACCTGCGCGGCTCCGGCGTGCCCTACGACGTGCGCCGCTTCGAGCCGTACCTGAAGTACGACGAGGTCGACTTCACCATTCCGGTGCGCGAGGAGGGGGACTGCCTGGCCCGCTACTTCCTGCGCCTCGACGAGATGAAGCAGAGCGTGCGCATCATCGAGCAGTGCCTCGACCGGATGACGGAGGGCCCCATCCGCTCCGACGACGCGAAGGAGGCCTACCCTTCGAAGGAGGAGGTCTATTACTCGATGGAGGGCATGATCCACGACTTCATGTACACCGACGTGGGCACCGTGCCGCCGAAGGGCGCCCACTCCTACCACGCCATCGAGGGCCCCAAGGGCGAGCTCGGGTTCTACCTGACGTCCGACGGCACCGGCCGGCCCTGGCGCGTGCGCATCAACGCCCCGTCGTTTACGAACCTGCAGGCGATGGAGCACATGCTCGAAGGGGAGATGGTGGCCGACACGGTCGTCATCATCGGCTCCCTCGACCCGGTCATGGGGGAGGCCGACAAGTAG
- the nuoE gene encoding complex I 24 kDa subunit family protein, with protein sequence MSSFDVQQPIVELPDQDPDPAFSDDELVWTDEEEAQIEAWKDQYPEDQAAIMKVLWLAQEKFGYLAPEVIQLCADTLDMTFTQAYGVATFYHQYFKEEKGTYVLDVCTCFTCQVCGGYDVLHYLEEKLGVHAGETTDDGMFTIQEAECLGSCGSAPMMEITNGVYVHNLTPDKIDDLVESLRAGEVPSFTSMTLPQDEEELDGNRRTDVENTETYQTQPRAEHTE encoded by the coding sequence ATGTCCAGTTTCGACGTTCAGCAGCCCATTGTCGAGCTTCCGGATCAGGATCCCGATCCGGCGTTCTCGGACGACGAGCTCGTGTGGACCGACGAGGAAGAGGCGCAGATCGAGGCCTGGAAGGACCAGTATCCGGAGGACCAGGCCGCCATCATGAAGGTGCTGTGGCTGGCCCAGGAGAAATTCGGCTACCTGGCCCCGGAGGTGATTCAGCTCTGCGCGGACACTCTCGACATGACGTTCACGCAGGCCTACGGCGTTGCGACCTTCTACCACCAGTACTTCAAGGAGGAGAAGGGCACCTACGTGCTCGACGTGTGCACCTGCTTCACCTGCCAGGTGTGCGGGGGCTACGACGTGTTGCACTACTTAGAGGAGAAGCTGGGCGTTCACGCCGGCGAGACGACCGACGACGGGATGTTTACGATCCAGGAGGCCGAGTGCCTTGGGTCCTGCGGCTCGGCGCCCATGATGGAGATTACGAACGGCGTCTACGTCCACAACCTGACCCCCGACAAGATCGACGACCTCGTCGAGAGCCTGCGTGCGGGGGAGGTGCCCTCGTTCACGTCGATGACGCTGCCCCAGGACGAGGAGGAGCTGGACGGCAACCGCCGCACCGACGTCGAGAACACGGAGACGTACCAGACGCAGCCCCGGGCGGAGCACACGGAGTAA